In the Persephonella hydrogeniphila genome, one interval contains:
- a CDS encoding PilN domain-containing protein, with the protein MIKINLNPERRKAKAVKRAGPPTLKIKNKALLYIGIPVILISAEIVYSVYLNTKINKLLEKKQQLVQERAKFKDVEKRINALKKAVAEAERLKETTKLKIAVFNKLASEKTDFIPMIKAIALSLPDGVWLKRVDILRTGGNLSGFAFNPKFISNFYDNLSDYYKTIKFNTVTKKEAKSAVRLKYYSFKFNMSGWKQNKQQKGGEDIESGKP; encoded by the coding sequence ATGATTAAGATAAACCTTAACCCAGAAAGAAGAAAAGCTAAAGCTGTAAAAAGAGCAGGCCCTCCCACACTAAAGATAAAAAACAAAGCTCTCTTGTACATCGGAATTCCAGTAATACTTATATCTGCAGAAATCGTTTACTCGGTATACCTGAACACCAAAATAAACAAACTTTTAGAAAAGAAACAGCAGCTTGTTCAGGAAAGGGCAAAATTTAAAGATGTTGAAAAAAGAATTAACGCTCTGAAAAAAGCAGTCGCTGAGGCAGAAAGACTGAAAGAAACAACAAAACTAAAAATCGCGGTTTTCAACAAACTCGCATCAGAAAAAACAGATTTCATTCCTATGATAAAAGCTATCGCTTTAAGCCTGCCTGACGGAGTGTGGCTAAAAAGGGTTGATATCTTAAGAACAGGAGGAAATCTTTCGGGTTTTGCTTTCAATCCAAAGTTTATATCTAATTTTTACGATAATCTTTCTGATTACTACAAAACAATAAAGTTCAACACAGTTACAAAAAAAGAAGCAAAAAGTGCAGTAAGACTAAAATACTACTCCTTTAAATTCAATATGTCAGGATGGAAACAAAATAAACAGCAGAAGGGAGGAGAAGATATTGAATCTGGAAAGCCTTAA
- the pilM gene encoding type IV pilus biogenesis protein PilM — translation MNILEKIKEPISGVLQKEKVGLGIQLDRGFARVALLSKEGGHYIIPVMPFEVSLVDNKEQAGMLLKEELEKRDINIKNAVVSIPTASTLFKTLKIPKMSPKEIEEAVEWNIREDIKSLKGTTVYDYDIIGEDGENLIIVVVISKIDDIENIREIMKYAGVEPDIIDSEGIALLNLAEAERKNNPDLKEESNICIIHLDINDSYLIFFHENITVQSLNFDSKKYEELDPDDKEKAIDRLINEINYFFLTINEPKIIYTSGFFAKFPEIQAYMQLKFSTRFTLVELDPVKALNIEFESSIPLSIYNIPFGLAYRRIGHD, via the coding sequence ATGAATATATTAGAAAAAATAAAAGAGCCTATCTCAGGAGTTCTCCAGAAAGAAAAAGTAGGGCTGGGGATTCAGTTAGATAGAGGTTTCGCTAGGGTAGCTCTTCTCTCAAAGGAAGGAGGACATTACATAATACCGGTAATGCCTTTTGAAGTTTCTCTGGTGGACAACAAAGAACAGGCAGGGATGCTTCTTAAAGAAGAGTTGGAAAAAAGAGATATAAATATAAAAAATGCCGTTGTTAGTATCCCTACAGCATCGACACTTTTCAAAACATTAAAAATACCAAAGATGTCCCCCAAAGAGATAGAAGAAGCTGTTGAATGGAATATAAGGGAAGATATAAAAAGTTTAAAAGGAACTACAGTATACGACTACGATATAATTGGAGAAGATGGGGAAAATTTGATTATAGTAGTTGTCATATCAAAAATTGACGATATTGAGAATATAAGAGAAATAATGAAATACGCCGGAGTAGAGCCTGATATTATAGACTCAGAAGGTATAGCCCTTTTAAACCTTGCAGAAGCGGAAAGAAAAAACAATCCGGATTTAAAGGAAGAAAGTAATATATGCATCATTCATTTAGATATTAATGACTCATACCTTATATTTTTCCATGAGAATATAACAGTTCAATCTTTAAATTTTGACTCCAAGAAGTATGAAGAACTCGATCCTGATGACAAAGAAAAAGCTATCGATAGACTTATTAACGAGATAAACTACTTTTTTCTGACAATAAACGAACCAAAAATAATATACACATCAGGATTTTTTGCAAAGTTTCCTGAAATACAGGCATACATGCAGCTAAAATTCAGCACAAGGTTTACACTTGTTGAACTTGACCCTGTTAAAGCCTTAAACATTGAATTTGAGAGCAGTATACCCCTTAGCATATACAACATACCATTTGGATTAGCCTACAGGAGAATAGGTCATGATTAA